Proteins encoded by one window of Collimonas fungivorans:
- the dtd gene encoding D-aminoacyl-tRNA deacylase — MIGLLQRVSHASVVVDGLTIGAIDGGLMVLLCAERGDREKEADALLAKLLAYRVFADDAGKMNRSLSDIGGGLLLVPQFTLAADTQSGTRPSFTPAAAPEEGRRLFDYFASQAASRHKQVATGRFGADMKVSLTNDGPVTFWLQVKPSAAKA, encoded by the coding sequence ATGATCGGCCTGCTGCAGCGAGTCAGCCACGCCAGCGTGGTGGTCGACGGCCTGACTATCGGCGCCATCGATGGCGGCCTGATGGTGCTGCTGTGCGCCGAGCGCGGCGATCGTGAAAAAGAAGCGGACGCTCTGTTGGCCAAGTTGCTGGCCTATCGCGTGTTCGCCGACGATGCCGGCAAGATGAACCGCAGCCTGAGCGACATCGGCGGCGGCCTGCTGCTGGTGCCGCAATTTACGCTGGCGGCGGATACCCAGTCCGGCACCCGGCCTTCGTTCACGCCGGCGGCGGCGCCGGAAGAGGGACGCCGCCTGTTCGACTATTTCGCCAGCCAGGCCGCAAGTAGGCACAAGCAGGTTGCGACCGGCCGTTTTGGCGCCGACATGAAAGTGTCTTTGACGAATGACGGTCCGGTGACCTTCTGGCTGCAGGTAAAACCGTCGGCCGCTAAAGCGTAA
- the tyrS gene encoding tyrosine--tRNA ligase, which yields MAHDSQNASPKAAAAVENTPLVLSDRTQEALAITKRGVDELLIESDFARKLQRSEQSGKPLRIKLGLDPTAPDLHLGHTVVLNKMRQLQDLGHNVIFLIGDFTSMIGDPSGRNVTRPPLTREQIEENAKTYFAQASLVLDPARTEIRYNSEWSDKLGARGMIQLSAKYTVARILEREDFTKRYKAGTPISVHELLYPLMQGYDSVALESDLELGGTDQKFNLLVGRELQKDYGQEPQCILTMPLLEGLDGVEKMSKSKGNYIGITEPANTMFAKIMSISDVMMWRYYELLSFKSLAQIAGYKAQVDGGQNPRDIKVALAQEIVARFHSQQAAEDALGDFNNRAKGGIPDDIPELTLSGAPLGIGQLLKQANLCPSTSEALRMVEQGGVRIDGAVVSDKGLKVDAATFVIQVGKRKFARVTLTA from the coding sequence ATGGCTCACGATTCCCAAAACGCATCACCGAAGGCAGCCGCTGCTGTTGAAAACACCCCCCTGGTCCTGTCGGACCGGACCCAGGAGGCGCTGGCGATCACCAAGCGCGGCGTCGACGAACTGCTGATCGAGAGCGACTTTGCGCGCAAGCTGCAGCGTTCCGAGCAAAGCGGCAAACCCCTGCGCATCAAGCTGGGCCTGGACCCGACCGCGCCCGACCTGCACCTCGGCCATACGGTGGTGCTGAACAAGATGCGGCAGCTGCAGGATCTCGGCCATAACGTGATTTTCCTGATCGGCGACTTTACCTCGATGATCGGCGATCCGTCGGGACGCAACGTGACGCGGCCGCCGCTGACGCGCGAACAGATCGAAGAAAACGCCAAGACCTATTTTGCCCAGGCCAGCCTGGTGCTGGACCCGGCGCGCACGGAAATCCGCTACAACTCGGAATGGTCGGACAAGCTGGGCGCGCGCGGCATGATCCAGCTGTCGGCAAAATACACGGTGGCGCGGATCCTGGAGCGCGAGGATTTCACCAAGCGTTACAAGGCCGGCACCCCGATCTCGGTGCACGAGCTGCTGTACCCGCTGATGCAGGGCTACGATTCGGTGGCGCTGGAATCCGACCTGGAGTTGGGCGGCACCGACCAGAAATTCAACCTGCTGGTCGGCCGCGAGCTGCAGAAGGATTACGGCCAGGAGCCGCAGTGCATCCTCACCATGCCGCTGCTGGAAGGCCTGGACGGCGTCGAAAAGATGTCCAAGTCCAAGGGCAACTACATCGGCATCACCGAACCGGCCAACACCATGTTCGCCAAGATCATGAGCATTTCCGACGTCATGATGTGGCGTTACTACGAGCTGCTGTCGTTCAAGTCGCTGGCGCAGATCGCCGGCTACAAGGCGCAAGTCGACGGCGGCCAGAATCCGCGCGACATCAAGGTTGCGCTGGCGCAGGAAATCGTGGCGCGCTTCCACAGCCAGCAAGCGGCGGAAGACGCCTTGGGCGATTTCAACAACCGCGCCAAGGGCGGCATCCCGGACGACATTCCTGAACTGACGCTGAGCGGCGCGCCGCTGGGCATCGGCCAACTGCTGAAACAAGCCAATCTTTGTCCGTCGACCTCGGAAGCGCTGCGCATGGTGGAGCAGGGCGGCGTGCGGATCGACGGCGCCGTGGTCAGCGACAAGGGTTTGAAAGTCGACGCCGCCACCTTCGTGATACAGGTCGGCAAGCGCAAGTTCGCCCGGGTGACCTTGACGGCATGA
- a CDS encoding M23 family metallopeptidase, translating to MSLKDKIINLRSSIKPFFKQIPTRVYASFADSTPKTRIVSASAVLLTLVAFGAAGVAPLPTDPDEVSVKAISAELELPSLSEQIAKLEAQQQLYVAEDKMRAGDTLATLLTRLGVDDDQASSFIKSDSRARAVLRLKTGTTVQAQTSNDGVLQMLRATIADGDDTPTNLLIHRDGDKFTVSEETATVERRVEMHTGVIRSSLFAATDAADIPDSVASQIVAMFGTNINFASDLKRGDHFNVAYETFWQNGQFLRAGRILAGEFVNGGKPFQAVWFDEPGSGQGGYYGFDGKSLKKAFLKSPLTFTRISSGFSMRVHPILGKWKKHTGVDFAAAAGTPIHATADGVIDFAGVESGYGNVVIIKHDSKYSTVYAHMSRFAPTSRKGGKVSQGDVIGYVGMTGWATGPHLHYEFRVANEPRDPMSVVVPTASPLAGVELERFKTVAADITHRFNLLSGETAAVPATKLASK from the coding sequence ATGTCTCTCAAAGATAAAATCATCAACTTGCGGTCCAGTATCAAGCCGTTTTTCAAGCAGATACCCACCCGGGTCTATGCTTCATTTGCTGATTCGACGCCTAAAACCCGTATTGTCTCCGCTTCCGCCGTGTTGCTGACCCTGGTTGCCTTTGGCGCGGCCGGTGTTGCTCCATTGCCAACGGATCCTGACGAAGTATCGGTGAAAGCCATTTCCGCCGAACTGGAACTGCCTAGCCTCAGCGAACAGATCGCAAAACTTGAAGCTCAGCAACAACTTTACGTTGCCGAAGACAAGATGCGCGCCGGCGACACGCTGGCAACCTTGCTGACCCGGCTTGGCGTGGACGACGACCAGGCCAGCAGTTTCATCAAGTCGGACAGCCGCGCACGCGCCGTGCTGCGCCTCAAGACCGGCACCACGGTGCAGGCGCAGACCAGCAATGACGGCGTGCTGCAGATGCTGCGCGCGACGATTGCCGACGGCGACGATACGCCGACCAATCTGCTGATCCACCGCGACGGCGACAAGTTTACCGTCAGCGAAGAAACCGCCACGGTTGAACGGCGCGTCGAAATGCATACCGGCGTGATCCGCTCCTCGCTGTTCGCCGCCACCGACGCCGCCGATATCCCCGACAGCGTGGCCTCGCAAATCGTCGCCATGTTCGGCACCAACATCAATTTTGCTTCCGACCTGAAGCGCGGCGACCATTTTAATGTCGCCTACGAAACATTCTGGCAAAACGGCCAGTTCCTGCGCGCCGGACGCATCCTGGCCGGCGAATTCGTGAATGGCGGCAAGCCGTTCCAGGCAGTCTGGTTTGACGAACCTGGCAGCGGCCAGGGCGGCTACTACGGTTTCGACGGCAAATCGCTGAAAAAGGCCTTCCTGAAATCGCCGCTGACCTTTACCCGTATTTCTTCCGGCTTCTCGATGCGCGTGCACCCTATTCTGGGCAAGTGGAAAAAACATACCGGCGTTGATTTTGCTGCGGCTGCCGGCACGCCTATCCATGCCACCGCCGACGGCGTGATCGACTTTGCCGGCGTTGAAAGCGGTTATGGCAACGTGGTCATCATCAAGCACGATAGCAAATACTCAACGGTGTATGCGCACATGAGCCGCTTTGCGCCGACCTCGCGCAAAGGCGGCAAGGTCAGCCAGGGCGATGTCATCGGCTATGTCGGCATGACCGGCTGGGCTACCGGCCCGCACTTGCATTACGAATTCCGGGTCGCCAACGAACCGCGCGATCCGATGTCGGTGGTGGTGCCTACCGCCAGCCCGCTGGCCGGGGTTGAACTGGAGCGCTTCAAGACGGTGGCGGCCGACATCACCCATCGCTTTAACTTGCTGAGCGGGGAAACGGCTGCCGTGCCAGCGACCAAACTGGCGTCAAAATAA
- a CDS encoding anhydro-N-acetylmuramic acid kinase, with the protein MPTPTIQSGLFIGLMSGTSLDGVDGVIAAFPGTPGQHPVATLASAYVPFSASLRAELMALQTAGQDEIEREALVANTLSSHYAACVERLLADAGLRSDQIRAIGVHGQTIRHRPELGFTRQANNPALLAELTGIDVIADFRSRDIAAGGQGAPLVPAFHQAVFADPAQTRVVVNIGGIANISVLYDHETLGHATPGQSRDVIGFDTGPGNVLMDLWIKRHHGKDYDENGLWAASGQPAPALLDAMRKEDYFAAAPPKSTGRDLFHEAWLARHLGGLPQLAAADVQATLALLTATTIADAIAQHAPAAQTVYVCGGGAYNPYLMQQLAQALQKRHLAATVQSTEALGIAPNHVEAVAFAWLALRFDQRQPGNLPLVTGARDLRILGALYPA; encoded by the coding sequence ATGCCCACTCCAACTATCCAAAGCGGCTTGTTCATCGGCCTCATGTCCGGCACCAGCCTGGATGGCGTCGATGGCGTCATCGCGGCATTTCCCGGCACCCCGGGGCAGCATCCGGTAGCCACCCTGGCGTCGGCCTACGTGCCGTTTTCTGCCTCGCTGCGGGCCGAACTGATGGCGCTGCAAACCGCCGGCCAGGACGAAATCGAACGCGAAGCGCTGGTCGCCAATACCCTGAGTTCACATTACGCTGCTTGCGTCGAGCGCCTGCTGGCGGACGCTGGTTTGCGGTCAGACCAGATCCGTGCCATCGGCGTCCACGGCCAGACCATCAGGCACCGGCCCGAACTGGGCTTCACGCGCCAGGCCAACAATCCGGCGCTGCTGGCCGAGCTGACCGGGATCGACGTCATCGCCGATTTCCGCAGCCGTGACATCGCCGCCGGCGGCCAGGGCGCACCGCTGGTGCCGGCTTTTCACCAGGCCGTGTTCGCCGATCCGGCGCAAACCCGAGTGGTGGTGAATATCGGCGGCATCGCCAACATCAGCGTGCTGTATGACCATGAGACGCTGGGCCATGCAACGCCGGGCCAGAGCCGAGACGTCATCGGCTTCGATACCGGCCCGGGCAATGTCCTGATGGATTTATGGATCAAGCGCCATCACGGCAAGGACTACGACGAGAATGGCTTGTGGGCAGCCAGCGGCCAACCGGCGCCGGCCTTGCTCGACGCCATGCGCAAGGAAGACTATTTTGCCGCCGCGCCGCCCAAAAGCACCGGGCGCGATCTGTTCCATGAAGCCTGGCTGGCGCGCCATCTCGGCGGTTTGCCTCAGCTTGCCGCCGCCGACGTACAGGCCACGCTGGCGCTGCTGACCGCTACCACCATCGCCGACGCGATCGCGCAACATGCGCCAGCGGCGCAAACCGTGTATGTCTGCGGCGGCGGCGCTTATAACCCCTACCTGATGCAGCAACTGGCGCAAGCGCTGCAAAAACGCCACCTGGCGGCAACCGTGCAATCTACCGAGGCGCTCGGCATTGCTCCCAACCATGTTGAAGCAGTGGCTTTCGCCTGGCTGGCGCTGCGTTTTGACCAACGTCAGCCGGGTAACCTGCCGCTGGTGACTGGCGCGCGCGATTTACGGATCCTGGGAGCGCTGTATCCCGCTTGA
- the erpA gene encoding iron-sulfur cluster insertion protein ErpA, producing MNAVAEIQDVVASPIVFTDSAAAKVAQLIEEEGNPDLKLRVFVQGGGCSGFQYGFTFDEIVNEDDTTMSKNGVQLLIDSMSYQYLVGAEIDYKDDLEGAQFVIKNPNATTTCGCGSSFSA from the coding sequence ATGAATGCTGTCGCTGAAATTCAAGATGTAGTCGCCTCGCCGATCGTGTTTACCGATAGCGCTGCCGCCAAGGTTGCGCAACTGATCGAAGAAGAAGGCAATCCAGACCTCAAATTGCGCGTTTTCGTGCAAGGTGGCGGTTGCTCCGGTTTCCAGTACGGATTCACCTTCGATGAAATCGTCAACGAAGATGACACCACGATGAGCAAGAACGGTGTGCAACTGCTGATCGATTCGATGAGCTATCAATACCTGGTCGGCGCTGAAATCGACTACAAGGACGACCTGGAAGGCGCGCAATTCGTGATCAAGAATCCGAATGCGACGACTACCTGCGGTTGCGGTTCTTCCTTCTCGGCTTGA
- a CDS encoding bactofilin family protein, which produces MFNRKAKSTIDSLIGSSTSIQGDVHFKGGLRIDGNVKGNVVAEPGETSVLVISESAKVEGDVRVAHLVVNGEISGNVYSAELLELQPKARITGDVNYKALEMHSGALVSGKLTHEQNVAEPVLKLAMSQTG; this is translated from the coding sequence ATGTTCAACCGTAAAGCAAAGAGCACTATCGATAGCTTGATTGGTTCGTCGACCAGCATCCAGGGCGATGTCCACTTCAAGGGCGGTCTGCGCATCGACGGCAATGTGAAAGGCAATGTAGTGGCGGAGCCTGGCGAAACCAGCGTCCTGGTGATTTCCGAGAGCGCCAAGGTGGAAGGCGACGTGCGGGTCGCCCACCTGGTGGTCAACGGTGAAATCAGCGGCAATGTTTATTCTGCCGAACTGCTTGAATTGCAGCCAAAAGCCCGCATAACCGGTGATGTCAATTACAAGGCGCTGGAAATGCACAGCGGCGCCCTGGTAAGCGGCAAACTGACCCATGAACAGAATGTGGCTGAGCCGGTATTGAAACTTGCCATGTCGCAAACTGGCTGA
- a CDS encoding DUF6776 family protein, translating into MSISAPKMTVKSHYPWPLKALFLALVLGFGGAIALWIYDLGRDFTGHSPVVSKQQLADLNEKVGALTAERDRFSSTVNAAESRLNIEKAAQEQLGQQIKVLETENAKLKEDLAFFEGLLPNATGSQGITIQRLTAELLTPTQLRYRMLIMQGGKGANFVGNVQLLVTATVAGKSTVLTFPGASATAAEKTASQLDFKYYQRVEAELTLPEGAVVKAIQAKVMEKGQMRAQQTSNL; encoded by the coding sequence ATGTCGATTTCGGCGCCGAAGATGACGGTGAAGAGCCATTACCCATGGCCGCTGAAAGCGCTTTTCCTGGCGCTGGTGCTGGGTTTTGGCGGCGCGATTGCACTCTGGATATATGACCTCGGGCGCGATTTCACCGGCCACAGCCCGGTAGTCAGCAAACAGCAGCTGGCCGACCTGAATGAAAAAGTGGGCGCCTTGACGGCGGAGCGGGACCGTTTCTCGAGCACCGTCAATGCCGCCGAAAGCCGGCTCAATATCGAGAAAGCGGCGCAGGAACAGCTGGGCCAGCAAATCAAGGTGCTGGAAACCGAGAATGCCAAGCTGAAAGAGGACCTCGCATTCTTCGAGGGCCTGCTGCCGAATGCGACGGGCAGCCAGGGCATCACCATCCAGCGCCTGACCGCCGAATTGTTGACGCCTACACAATTGCGCTATCGAATGTTGATCATGCAGGGCGGCAAGGGTGCCAATTTTGTTGGAAATGTGCAACTATTGGTGACTGCGACTGTGGCGGGTAAAAGCACGGTGCTGACTTTCCCGGGCGCCAGCGCCACGGCTGCAGAAAAGACCGCTTCCCAGCTGGATTTCAAGTATTACCAGCGCGTCGAGGCCGAACTGACCTTGCCGGAAGGCGCCGTGGTCAAGGCGATTCAGGCCAAGGTCATGGAAAAGGGCCAGATGCGGGCGCAGCAAACCTCTAATTTGTAA
- the argC gene encoding N-acetyl-gamma-glutamyl-phosphate reductase, producing MIKVGIVGGTGYTGVELLRLLATHPHAQLQAVTSRKEDGMPIADMYPSLRGRVALAFSAPEKARLTDCDVVFFATPHGVAMAQTPELLEAGVKVIDLAADFRLQDTAVFEKWYKMPHSCPELLKEAVYGLPELNRAAIKGARIIGNPGCYPTTMQLGLAPLLKADVVDASHLIADCKSGVSGGGRKTEIGMLFSEASDNFKAYGVSGHRHSPETLEQLGKLTDKKVGLLFTPHLVPMIRGMHSTIYARLTKDIDNAALQALFEDAYKDEPFVDVMPLGSHPETRSTRASNMLRIALHRPDNGDTLVLLVVQDNLVKGSAGQAVQCMNLMFGLEETTGLLHVPVMP from the coding sequence ATGATCAAAGTCGGGATTGTGGGTGGTACGGGTTATACAGGGGTCGAGTTGCTGCGTTTGCTGGCAACCCATCCGCATGCGCAGCTGCAGGCAGTGACTTCGCGCAAGGAAGACGGCATGCCGATTGCCGACATGTACCCGTCTTTGCGCGGCCGTGTTGCGCTGGCGTTTTCTGCGCCTGAAAAAGCCCGCCTGACCGACTGCGACGTGGTGTTCTTCGCCACTCCGCACGGCGTCGCCATGGCGCAGACGCCCGAGCTGCTGGAAGCCGGCGTCAAAGTGATCGACCTGGCTGCCGATTTCCGCCTGCAGGACACTGCGGTGTTCGAGAAATGGTACAAGATGCCGCACAGCTGCCCTGAGCTGCTGAAGGAAGCCGTATACGGTTTGCCGGAGCTGAACCGCGCCGCCATCAAGGGCGCGCGCATTATCGGCAATCCGGGTTGTTACCCGACCACCATGCAGCTCGGCCTGGCGCCGTTGCTGAAAGCCGACGTGGTCGACGCTTCGCACCTGATCGCCGATTGCAAATCGGGCGTATCCGGCGGCGGCCGCAAGACGGAAATCGGCATGCTGTTCTCGGAAGCCAGCGACAATTTCAAGGCTTACGGCGTGTCCGGCCATCGGCATTCGCCGGAAACTCTGGAGCAGCTCGGCAAGCTGACCGACAAGAAAGTCGGCCTGTTGTTCACGCCGCATCTGGTGCCGATGATCCGCGGCATGCATTCGACCATCTACGCGCGCCTGACCAAGGACATCGACAACGCGGCCTTGCAGGCGCTGTTTGAAGATGCCTACAAGGATGAGCCGTTTGTCGACGTGATGCCGTTAGGCTCGCATCCGGAAACCCGTTCCACCCGTGCTTCGAACATGCTGCGGATCGCCTTGCATCGTCCCGACAACGGCGACACCCTGGTGCTGCTGGTGGTGCAGGACAACCTGGTCAAAGGTTCTGCCGGCCAGGCGGTGCAATGCATGAATCTGATGTTCGGCCTGGAAGAGACTACCGGCTTGCTGCACGTGCCAGTCATGCCATGA
- the rpsI gene encoding 30S ribosomal protein S9 has translation MIGNYNYGTGRRKSAVARVFIKSGSGQIVVNGKPANEYFSRETGLMVIRQPLELTNHVETFDIKVNVSGGGESGQAGAVRHGITRALIDYDATLKPELSKAGFVTRDAREVERKKVGLRKARRAKQFSKR, from the coding sequence ATGATCGGTAACTACAATTACGGAACCGGCCGTCGCAAGAGTGCAGTGGCTCGCGTTTTCATCAAGTCCGGCTCCGGCCAAATCGTCGTCAACGGCAAGCCAGCGAATGAATATTTTTCGCGCGAAACCGGCCTGATGGTGATTCGCCAGCCACTGGAACTGACCAACCATGTCGAAACTTTCGACATCAAGGTCAATGTCAGCGGCGGCGGTGAATCCGGCCAGGCTGGCGCAGTTCGCCACGGCATCACTCGTGCACTGATCGACTACGATGCAACTTTGAAACCGGAGCTGTCCAAAGCCGGCTTCGTTACACGTGATGCACGTGAAGTTGAACGTAAGAAGGTCGGTCTGCGCAAGGCACGCCGCGCAAAACAATTCTCCAAGCGCTAA
- the rplM gene encoding 50S ribosomal protein L13, which translates to MKTFSAKGHEVQRDWFVIDATDKVLGRVASEVALRLRGKHKPEFTPHVDTGDFIVVINAGKLRVTGAKATDKTYFRHSGYPGGIYETNFQKMQQRFPGRALEKAVKGMLPKGPLGYAMIKKLKVYADGSHPHTAQQPKALEL; encoded by the coding sequence ATGAAAACTTTTTCCGCTAAGGGCCATGAAGTCCAGCGTGATTGGTTCGTGATTGACGCGACGGACAAAGTCCTCGGACGTGTTGCCAGCGAAGTGGCACTCCGACTGCGCGGCAAACACAAACCGGAATTTACTCCACACGTTGATACCGGCGATTTCATCGTCGTCATCAATGCAGGCAAACTGCGCGTCACTGGCGCCAAGGCAACCGACAAGACATATTTCCGTCACTCCGGTTACCCAGGCGGCATCTACGAAACAAATTTCCAGAAAATGCAACAGCGTTTTCCAGGTCGTGCGCTGGAAAAAGCGGTCAAGGGCATGCTGCCTAAGGGTCCGCTTGGCTACGCCATGATCAAGAAGCTCAAAGTGTACGCAGATGGCAGCCATCCGCACACCGCGCAGCAACCTAAAGCACTTGAACTCTAA
- a CDS encoding OsmC family protein, which produces MECTVRWTGSSGMTFLAETGSGHILTMDGAPDGGGRDLAPRPMEVVLAGTGGCTAYDVVLILRKSRQDIRGCDVTLKSERAETEPKVFTKIHFHFTVRGRNLKPNLVERAIKLSHEKYCSASIMLEKTAVITHSFDIVDDLAETAVEA; this is translated from the coding sequence ATGGAATGCACTGTTCGCTGGACCGGCTCGTCCGGCATGACGTTTTTGGCAGAAACCGGCTCCGGCCACATATTGACGATGGATGGTGCGCCGGACGGCGGCGGACGCGACCTGGCGCCGCGGCCGATGGAAGTGGTGCTGGCCGGCACCGGCGGCTGCACCGCTTATGACGTGGTGCTGATCCTGCGCAAAAGCCGCCAGGACATCCGCGGCTGCGACGTCACGCTGAAATCGGAACGGGCAGAGACAGAACCCAAGGTATTCACCAAGATCCACTTCCACTTCACCGTGCGCGGCCGCAACCTGAAACCCAACCTGGTGGAACGCGCAATCAAGCTGTCGCATGAAAAATACTGCTCGGCCTCGATCATGCTGGAAAAAACCGCCGTAATCACCCACTCCTTCGACATCGTCGACGACCTGGCGGAAACCGCAGTCGAAGCCTAG
- the coq7 gene encoding 2-polyprenyl-3-methyl-6-methoxy-1,4-benzoquinone monooxygenase, protein MQFLDKAITDFDNALRVITGQASASRPNPALLAADGVLDAAEQRHSAGLMRVNHVGEVCAQALYDAQGRFAQGDPIKQQFAEAGREEEDHLAWTAERLRELGSHVSLLNPLWYAGSYALGTLAARLGDVRSLSFVSETERQVEAHLSSHLEQLPLQDAKSRAIVEQMREDEIAHGAAARALGAAEMPRPVQKVMQAMSKVMTTVAYHI, encoded by the coding sequence ATGCAATTCCTGGACAAAGCCATTACCGATTTCGACAACGCCTTGCGGGTGATCACCGGACAGGCTTCGGCTTCGCGTCCGAATCCGGCGCTGCTGGCTGCCGACGGCGTGCTGGATGCGGCCGAGCAGCGCCACAGCGCCGGCCTGATGCGGGTCAATCATGTCGGTGAAGTTTGCGCCCAGGCACTGTATGACGCCCAAGGCCGTTTCGCCCAAGGCGATCCGATCAAGCAGCAATTCGCCGAAGCGGGCAGGGAAGAGGAAGACCACCTGGCCTGGACCGCGGAACGCTTGCGCGAGCTGGGTTCGCATGTCAGCTTGCTCAATCCGCTGTGGTATGCCGGTTCTTATGCGCTGGGGACGCTGGCGGCGCGCCTGGGCGATGTGCGCAGCCTGAGTTTTGTATCGGAAACCGAGCGTCAGGTTGAAGCACATCTCAGCAGCCATCTGGAACAGCTGCCGCTGCAGGACGCCAAGTCGCGCGCCATCGTCGAGCAGATGCGCGAAGATGAAATCGCCCATGGCGCAGCAGCGCGCGCGTTGGGGGCGGCAGAAATGCCGCGTCCGGTGCAAAAGGTGATGCAGGCGATGTCGAAAGTGATGACGACAGTCGCCTACCATATCTGA
- a CDS encoding DUF3025 domain-containing protein, which produces MPTPAALIDWSQPWLKPFRILGRRLSTAASVSDNWRLALNALAQERGIRNYQGLPISFVAQAELPPATAYEAFIGSSGKVPTRDNLHDFLNALIWLSFPAIKARLNALQAAELAKAGTVSGASQPRGAARDAATIFDENAALLLVPDNAAGLALSAALRQHQWQQVFVDQGHMFGGEAEIWLFGHALLEKLVQPYKAITAHTLVLGVPESYFALTDEARRGWIDQRIAAELAQPDALIGRLTPLPVLGVPGWSGGQDQAFYADVAVFRPKRGK; this is translated from the coding sequence ATGCCTACTCCCGCCGCCCTCATCGATTGGTCACAACCCTGGCTCAAGCCGTTCCGCATCCTCGGCCGGCGCCTGAGCACTGCGGCCTCAGTTTCCGATAATTGGCGGCTGGCCTTGAATGCGCTCGCCCAGGAGCGCGGCATCCGCAATTACCAGGGGCTGCCGATCAGTTTTGTGGCGCAGGCCGAATTGCCGCCGGCGACCGCTTACGAAGCATTCATCGGCAGCAGCGGCAAAGTGCCGACCCGCGACAACCTCCACGATTTCCTGAATGCCCTGATCTGGCTTTCGTTCCCGGCCATCAAGGCGCGCCTGAATGCACTGCAGGCGGCCGAGCTGGCCAAGGCCGGCACTGTCTCCGGCGCTAGCCAGCCGCGTGGCGCAGCGCGCGATGCCGCTACCATCTTTGATGAAAACGCCGCTTTGCTGCTGGTGCCGGATAACGCCGCGGGGCTGGCGCTCAGCGCTGCCCTGCGCCAGCACCAATGGCAGCAAGTGTTTGTCGATCAAGGCCACATGTTTGGCGGCGAAGCCGAGATCTGGCTGTTCGGCCACGCCTTGCTGGAAAAACTGGTGCAGCCGTACAAGGCGATTACGGCGCACACCCTGGTGCTTGGCGTGCCGGAATCCTATTTCGCGTTGACCGATGAAGCCAGGCGCGGCTGGATCGATCAGCGCATTGCCGCCGAACTGGCGCAGCCTGATGCGCTGATCGGGCGCCTGACGCCATTGCCAGTGCTGGGCGTGCCGGGCTGGAGCGGCGGCCAGGACCAGGCCTTCTATGCCGACGTCGCGGTGTTTCGCCCAAAGCGCGGCAAGTGA
- the cobA gene encoding uroporphyrinogen-III C-methyltransferase, producing the protein MKPQGKVMLVGAGPGDPDLLTLKAVKAIAQADVLLVDDLVNPEVLMHAPGRARVIHVGKRGGCQSASQEFIERLMVLEAQAGHCVVRLKGGDPYLFGRGGEERAHLRRQGVAVEVVPGITSGMAAAASIGISATHRDHSQGVIFVTGHGKSESAQPNWKALVAAGMTLVVYMGVARCAQLQRSLLAAGMAAAMPAAVIQSATLATQAQLLTSLGQLPQALQDSGLGSPSIIVIGEVVRCADTFAEVCADLGQQNLQRAVG; encoded by the coding sequence ATGAAACCACAAGGCAAAGTGATGCTGGTCGGCGCCGGCCCCGGCGATCCCGATCTGCTGACGCTGAAGGCAGTCAAGGCCATCGCGCAAGCCGATGTGCTGCTGGTGGACGACCTGGTCAATCCCGAGGTGCTGATGCATGCGCCAGGCCGCGCCAGGGTGATCCATGTCGGCAAGCGCGGCGGTTGCCAGTCGGCCTCGCAGGAATTCATCGAACGCCTGATGGTGCTGGAAGCGCAGGCGGGTCATTGCGTAGTGCGCCTGAAAGGTGGTGATCCGTATCTGTTCGGACGCGGCGGCGAAGAGCGCGCGCATTTGCGCCGGCAAGGCGTGGCGGTCGAAGTGGTGCCGGGCATTACCAGCGGCATGGCGGCCGCAGCCAGCATCGGCATTTCAGCTACCCATCGCGACCATAGCCAGGGCGTGATTTTCGTGACCGGCCATGGCAAGAGCGAGAGCGCACAGCCGAACTGGAAAGCGCTGGTGGCGGCGGGCATGACGCTGGTGGTGTACATGGGCGTGGCCCGCTGTGCGCAATTGCAGCGCAGCCTGCTGGCGGCGGGCATGGCAGCTGCCATGCCCGCCGCGGTGATCCAGTCGGCGACCCTGGCGACGCAGGCGCAACTGCTGACCAGCCTCGGCCAGCTGCCGCAGGCCCTGCAAGACAGCGGCCTTGGCAGTCCAAGCATTATCGTCATCGGCGAAGTAGTGCGTTGCGCCGATACTTTCGCCGAGGTTTGCGCCGATCTCGGCCAGCAGAATTTGCAGCGGGCTGTGGGCTGA